In Lutra lutra chromosome 6, mLutLut1.2, whole genome shotgun sequence, the following are encoded in one genomic region:
- the GTF2H5 gene encoding general transcription factor IIH subunit 5, whose translation MVNVLKGVLIECDPAMKQFLLYLDESNALGKKFIIQDIDDTHVFVIAELVNVLQERVGELMDQNAFSLTQK comes from the exons ATGGTCAACGTCTTGAAAGGAGTGCTAATAGAATG TGACCCTGCCATGAAGCAGTTCCTGCTGTACTTGGACGAATCAAATGCTTTAGGGAAGAAGTTCATCATTCAAGACATTGATGACACTCATGTCTTTGTTATCGCAGAGTTGGTTAACGTCCTCCAGGAGCGAGTAGGTGAATTAATGGAccaaaatgctttttctcttaCCCAGAAGTGA